The genomic segment GTGCTGCAAATGGTCACCGACTCCTTGCGCTACTGGGCCACGGAAATGCACGTGGACGGTTTCCGCTTCGACCTGGCGACCATCCTTGGCCGTTATCACGACGGTTTTGATGAACGCCACAGCTTCCTCGTGGCCTGCCGCCAGGACCCGGTATTGCGTCAGGTGAAGATGATCGCCGAGCCTTGGGACTGCGGCCCCGGCGGTTACCAGGTCGGCAAGTTCCCGCCGGGCTGGGTCGAGTGGAACGACAAGTTCCGCGACACCGTGCGCGCCTTCTGGAAGGGCGACGACGGGCAACTGGCCGACTTTGCCAGCCGCATGACCGCCTCCGGCGAGATGTTCAACCAGCGCGGACGGCGGCCGTATTCATCGGTGAATTTCATCACCGCCCACGACGGTTTCACCCTCAACGACCTGGTGTCGTACAACGACAAACACAACGAAGCCAACGACGAAAACAACCAGGACGGCAGCAACAACAACCTGTCCTGGAACCACGGCGTCGAAGGCCCGACCGATGACCCGGACATCAACGCGCTGCGTCAGCGGCAGATGCGCAATTTCTTCGCCACGCTGTTGCTGTCCCAAGGCACGCCGATGCTGGTGGCCGGCGACGAGTTCGCCCGCACCCAGGACGGCAACAACAACGCCTATTGCCAGGACAGCGACATCGGCTGGGTCAACTGGGACCTGAGCAGCGACGGCAAGGCCTTGCTCAAGTTCGTCAAACGCCTGATCAAGCTGCGCCTGACCTATCCGATCCTGCGCCGCGGGCGTTTCCTGGTGGGCAATTACAACGAGGATATCGGCGTCAAGGACGTCACCTGGCTGGCGCCGGACGGCAACGAGATGTCCATCGAGCAATGGGAAGACAGCCATGGCCGTTGCCTGGGCATGCTGCTCGATGGCCGTGCACAGGAAACCGGCATTCGCCGCAAGGGCGGTGATGCGACGTTGCTGCTGGTGGTCAACGCGCACCACGACATCGTCAATTTCACCTTGCCGGAAGTGCCCGACGGCGGTTTCTGGACCTGCATGATCGACACCAATCAGCCGTCTATCCGGGGTCAGGAGCGTTTCGAGTTCGGCCATGAATATTCAGTCACCGGCCGCTCGCTGCTGCTGTTCGAACTTCAGCACGAGGAAGAAGAGTGAAATGGACCTGCAGACTTTTCTTCAACGTGAGCCCGCCGACTACGCCGACACCGCAGCGTTAGGACGCTGCCTGCGGGCGCTGGTGGAAGCCGGGCTCGACCAGTTGCCGTTGCCTGGCAGTGGCCAGACGCTGGAGCGTTTGCGGCGCCTGGCCGAGGTGGCCGGGCATGATCTGGGGCTGTGCAAATTGTACGAAGGTCATACCGACGCGCTGGCGATTCTCCAGCAACTCGGTGGTTCGTCAGCCTCCGGCAGCACCTGGGGCATGTGGGCCGCTGAACCGCCCCAGGCGCGGGTGCGCGTGAGCACGCAGGGCTCGCGGGTAGTGCTCGACGGGCTCAAGGCCTGGTGCTCGGGCGCGTCAGTCGTGAGCCACGGTTTGCTGACCGCCTGGGATGAGCAGGACCGTCAGCAACTGGTGGCAGTGGCGATGGATCAGCCGGGCGTCAAGGTGACGGGCAATGGCTGGCAAGCCGTGGGCATGGGCGCCACTGGCAGCGTCGAAGTGCTGTTTGAACGCGCCGAGGCTGACGCCATTGGCCAACCCGGCGATTACCTGCAACGTCCCGGTTTCTGGCAAGGCGGGATTGGCATTGCGGCGTGCTGGTATGGCGCCGCGCAGAGTATCGCCGAGCGCTTGAGCAAACACTGCGCCCAGCACGAAGAGCCCCATGCGCTCGCCCACCTCGGTGCGGTCGATAGCGCCTTGCAGGCCGCCGCCCAAGTGTTGCGGGCCAGCGCCCGGAGTATCGATGCCCACCCGACAGACAATGCCGAGCTGTTGGCCCGGCGCGCACGTGCGGTGGTCGAACACAGCGCCGAACAGGTGATCCTGCATGTCGGCCATGCTCTCGGTGCCGGCCCTTATTGCAAGGACCGCCCGTTCGCCCGCCTGCTCGCCGACCTGCCGGTGTTTCTGCGCCAAAGCCATGCCGAGCGGGATCTCGCGGCCCTCGGACAAAAAGTCGCCAGCGGAGCATGGACGTTATGAAAACCAACCCCATCGTCGGCCAGGGCACGCCCCTGCACCAGTGGCAAACCTCCAGCCACTTGGCGAACATGGCTGCAATCGACATCCTCAGCCTGGTGCCCGAAGGCGCCCGCGCCGTGGTCATCGCGCCGCACCCGGACGATGAAGTGCTGGGCTGCGGCGGCTTCCTGCAAGTGCTCGCTGACGCTGGCCGGCCGCTGCAACTGATCTCGGTCACCGACGGCAGCGCCAGCCATCCCGGCTCCGAACGCTGGCCGGTGGAGCGCCTGAGCGCGGTCCGACCGCAAGAGTCTGCCGAAGCACTGCGCCGTCTCGGCCTGCCATTGCACAGCCTGAAATGGCTGCGCGGCGGTTTCGCCGACAGCCAGGTCGCGGCGCGTGAAGCAGAGCTGAGTGCCTTTATCGAACGCCACCTTCGCCTCGGCGACGTGGTCTTCACCACCTGGCGTGAAGACGGCCATTGCGATCACGAAGCCGTGGGCCGCGCCAGTGCCGAGGCCGCCCGGCGTGTGGGCGCGACCCTGCATGAATTGCCGGTCTGGACCTGGCACTGGGCAACCCCCGAGGACAGTCTGGTGCCTTGGGAGCGCGCCCGAAAAATCCTCTTGAGCCCGACCCAGGTAGCCCGCAAGCGCCATGCCATTCACGCGTTCGCCAGCCAGTTGGAAGGCGATCCGCACATCGGCCTGCCACCGGTGCTGGCGCCCTACGTCATCGAGCGTTTACTGCAACCCTTCGAAGTGGTGTTTTTATGAGCGTCGAGGATCGTTACTTCGACGGTCTGTTTTGCGGCAACGATGATCCCTGGGCGTTTCGCCAACGCTGGTACGAGCAGCGCAAACGGGCGATCACGCTGGCCGCACTGCCCCGCCCGCACTACCGGGCGATCTTCGAACCCGGCTGCGCCAATGGCGAATTGGCCGCCGAACTGGCGAGCCGCTGTGATCGCCTGCTGTGTTGCGACACCGCCGCCGCAGCCGTGGCGCTCGCCCGCACACGGCTCAGCCTGTTCGATCACGCCGAAGTCCGGCAAAGCCGTTTGCCACAGGACTGGCCGCCTGAAAAATTCGACCTGATCGTGCTCAGTGAACTCTGTTACTACCTGGACGCCGATGACCTCAAGCAACTGATCGGGCACGCGCTGCAATCGCTGACCGCCGACGGTCAATTGCTCGCCTGTCATTGGCGCCCGTCTATCGAGGGTTGCCCGCTCAATGCCCGGCAAGTGCACGACCTGCTGCATGAACAGCTGCACCTGCCGCGTCTGGTATTGCATCAGGAAGCGGATTTCCTGCTGGAACTCTGGAGCCGCGAACCGCGCTCCGTCGCGGCACTGGAGGGGTTGCGATAAAACCGGTGGGGAGGCTAATTTGCGGACCTTCGCGCAGTTCGAATAAAAAAAACCATATCAGCCGCATCTACGACGCGACGAATGGCCAACCATGAGCAATACTCTGGTCGCGGCAATCCAGGATTCGGAGCGCCGCACATTGCTATCCATCAGCCCTCAAGGGTCTGCCGGTGCTGCCTGATGCAAGCGCTGTGCACGACGAGTGGCGAGACAACACAAGGACGTGGCCCATGAAACCGTTTTCCATCAGCGAAAGCAGTCCGCCTGCACAAATCTGGAACAGTGCACCGCAACTGGACAATATCCCCGTCATCAGCATCCAAAGCCTGGTTCCCGAAGGCGCCCGGGCCGTGGTGATTGCACCGCATCCCGGCGATGAAGTAGCGATTGGCGGCGGCTTGCTGCAGTTGTTGAGCAATCTGGGGCATCCTCTGCAACTGATCTCGATGACGGACGGCAGCGCCAGCCACCCCGGCTCCCGGCAATGGTCGGAAAAACGCTTGAGCGTGTTTCGCCCCCAGGAAAGTGTTGAAGCCCTGCGCCGGCTCGGGTTGCCGTTGCACAGCCTGAAATGGATTCGTGGCGGCTTCAGTGACAGCTGTCTGGCCGAACGCGAACTGCAACTGGTGCAGTTTCTGCTGCGCTACCTGCGCCCCGGCGACGTGGTGTTCAGCACCTGGTGTGAAGACGGCAACGATGACCATGAC from the Pseudomonas sp. N3-W genome contains:
- a CDS encoding PIG-L deacetylase family protein, producing the protein MKTNPIVGQGTPLHQWQTSSHLANMAAIDILSLVPEGARAVVIAPHPDDEVLGCGGFLQVLADAGRPLQLISVTDGSASHPGSERWPVERLSAVRPQESAEALRRLGLPLHSLKWLRGGFADSQVAAREAELSAFIERHLRLGDVVFTTWREDGHCDHEAVGRASAEAARRVGATLHELPVWTWHWATPEDSLVPWERARKILLSPTQVARKRHAIHAFASQLEGDPHIGLPPVLAPYVIERLLQPFEVVFL
- a CDS encoding PIG-L deacetylase family protein, encoding MKPFSISESSPPAQIWNSAPQLDNIPVISIQSLVPEGARAVVIAPHPGDEVAIGGGLLQLLSNLGHPLQLISMTDGSASHPGSRQWSEKRLSVFRPQESVEALRRLGLPLHSLKWIRGGFSDSCLAERELQLVQFLLRYLRPGDVVFSTWCEDGNDDHDAVGRAGAKAAAMVGATFNEVPVWAWHWPKRDQSQFPWHRARKIRLDTWTVARKSHATHAYASQLNGEPGMGIAPMMPKVLLERMRLPYEIVFV
- the glgX gene encoding glycogen debranching protein GlgX; this encodes MTSPKKSAPEPHAEASRIREGLPFPLGATWDGLGVNFALFSANATKVELCIFDDAGEVELERIELPEYTDEIYHGYLPDAHPGLIYGYRVYGPYDPENGHRFNHNKLLIDPYAKQLVGELKWSEALFGYTIGHPDADLSFDERDSAPFVPKCKVIDPAHTWGHDHRVSVPWDKTIIYETHVRGISMRHPSVPENVRGTFAGLMVDDVLEHIRKLGVSTVELLPIHAFVNDQHLLHKGMTNYWGYNSIAFFAPDPRYLASGKIAEFKEMVAHLHEANLEVILDVVYNHTAEGNEQGPTLSMRGIDNASYYRLMPDDKRFYINDSGTGNTLDLSHPCVLQMVTDSLRYWATEMHVDGFRFDLATILGRYHDGFDERHSFLVACRQDPVLRQVKMIAEPWDCGPGGYQVGKFPPGWVEWNDKFRDTVRAFWKGDDGQLADFASRMTASGEMFNQRGRRPYSSVNFITAHDGFTLNDLVSYNDKHNEANDENNQDGSNNNLSWNHGVEGPTDDPDINALRQRQMRNFFATLLLSQGTPMLVAGDEFARTQDGNNNAYCQDSDIGWVNWDLSSDGKALLKFVKRLIKLRLTYPILRRGRFLVGNYNEDIGVKDVTWLAPDGNEMSIEQWEDSHGRCLGMLLDGRAQETGIRRKGGDATLLLVVNAHHDIVNFTLPEVPDGGFWTCMIDTNQPSIRGQERFEFGHEYSVTGRSLLLFELQHEEEE
- a CDS encoding acyl-CoA dehydrogenase, with amino-acid sequence MDLQTFLQREPADYADTAALGRCLRALVEAGLDQLPLPGSGQTLERLRRLAEVAGHDLGLCKLYEGHTDALAILQQLGGSSASGSTWGMWAAEPPQARVRVSTQGSRVVLDGLKAWCSGASVVSHGLLTAWDEQDRQQLVAVAMDQPGVKVTGNGWQAVGMGATGSVEVLFERAEADAIGQPGDYLQRPGFWQGGIGIAACWYGAAQSIAERLSKHCAQHEEPHALAHLGAVDSALQAAAQVLRASARSIDAHPTDNAELLARRARAVVEHSAEQVILHVGHALGAGPYCKDRPFARLLADLPVFLRQSHAERDLAALGQKVASGAWTL
- a CDS encoding nodulation S family protein, which produces MSVEDRYFDGLFCGNDDPWAFRQRWYEQRKRAITLAALPRPHYRAIFEPGCANGELAAELASRCDRLLCCDTAAAAVALARTRLSLFDHAEVRQSRLPQDWPPEKFDLIVLSELCYYLDADDLKQLIGHALQSLTADGQLLACHWRPSIEGCPLNARQVHDLLHEQLHLPRLVLHQEADFLLELWSREPRSVAALEGLR